In the Flavobacteriales bacterium genome, CTTGACCGACGTCGCGTCGTGCCGACCGGTGAACAAGGCTGTCGGAGGGCGATCGCGGCACATCGTCAGTTCCCGGTGGGCTTCAACTGGCCGTTGCTGAGGGCAGCAGGAGGCCATCGCCCGCGCGGTGAGCATCGCCGCGGTGATAGCACAAGGTGCTCAGCGCTTCGGCTTCCGCAGGGTGAGGCGCGTGCCCGGCTTCACGGGCGCATCGGGCGACAGGCCGTTGTAGGCCGCCAGCTTGTCCAGCTTGATGGCGTGCTGCTGGCTGATGCTCCACAGCGATTCACCGGCCTTCACCGTGTGGGTGGCCGGGGCCTTCACGCTGTTGCGTTTGGGCTGCAGGAAGATCACCTGGCCCTCGGCCAGTCCGGCGTCCTTGGGCAGGTCGTTCCAACGGGCCATCATGCCGGGGATCTGCCCCAGCTCCCCGGCCAGGCGCTCGAACGTGTCGCCCTTGCGGGCGGTCACCATCTTGATCCGACCCGCGTAACGCTCCACGGGGCGTGCGGCCCCGATGGTAACGGTGACCTCCTCGCTGTCCCCGCGCCGTGGCGGGCGGGTGGGCTGTGTCGTCGGCGCTGTCCTGGGCTTGGCCGGTCGCGCAGGCCGCTGGCCGCTGTCCAGCTTGTTCAGTTCGTAGCGTTCGATGAGGTCGATGAGCTTCTGCGGATACCGCGGATCGGTGGCGTAGCCGGCCTTCTTGAGGCCGTGGGCCCAGCCCTTGTAGTCGGTGGGCCTCAGCGTGAACAGATCGGCGTAGCGGGGCCGCAGCAGGAACTTGCTGTGATCCTCGTAGCTGTCCGCCGCGTCGCGGTACTTGCGGAAGCAGTCGTTCTTGCGGTCGTCGTCGTGGTACACCTTGCCCCCGCGCCAGTCGGGCGTGCACTTGATGCCGAAGTGGTTGTTGGCATCGCGGGCCAGTTCGCTGTTGCCATTGCCGCTCTCCAGCAGCCCCTGGGCCAGGGTGATGCTGGCGGGGATGCCATGCTCCTTCATCTTGGCCACGGCCACCTCCTGCCACTGGGCGATGTACTCTTCGGCCGTGAGCCGGCGGTTGGGCGGCTGGCCTTGGGCCACCACCGGCAGCACCGGCAGGGTGCCCAGCAACAGGGTTTTCAACAAGTTCACGATCCGCATGGTCCGAGAAGGCGGTCTTCGCCAAGGGCCGAAACTACCGGGGAACAGGAGGGTTGTTCACGATCCATCCACAGGACTGCTCACCACGGATCGTGAATAGAACGCGGTCGGACATCACCATCGCATAACCTTGTCCGATCTTTGCACCTTCGCGATCGAACAATCTTGCCGGTCAAACGTTAGAGGGCTGGGAGACAAGGGAATGGACGACAGCAGCAGCCAGCCCGAACGGGGCGCGCGCCTGGAGCGGCTCGGCCTCGAAGCCGGTGACTATTACTTCACTGAGGAGGGCTACCTCGTGTTCACCGAGCAGTACCACCGCAAGCGCGGGTATTGCTGCCAGAGCGGGTGCCGGCATTGTCCATACGGGTTCCACGACAAGCAGGGCAAGGGGAAGGTGGGGTGAGGATCGTGGAGCGAGGTCTGGTGGACCAGCCTGCCGCGGAGCAGCGACTACCTTCGACGGACCGTCCTGATAAACGATGCGTTGGCTCGTCGTCCCCGCTTTCCTGGTCGGCTTCTGTGGACTCGGCCAGAATTGGGCCCTGCTGAACCCGGCCTATAAGTACAACTACAGCGACGACGGCAGCGACACGATCAACGCCCAGATCTTCGTCACGCACGTTGATACGCTCGGGCCGGACAGCTTCAGGTACGCGCTGAACAGGATCGCGACCGTCTGCGACACCTGCTCTGCATCCGGGTTGTTCCTGTTGCTCGACCAGCCTCAGTTCTTGCAGCGCATGGCGCTCGTCGGGCCGACCGTCTGGCACTTCCAGGGACCGGGCTCCATGGTCGTTCTTCCCCAGAGCAGCATCGGTACCTCATGGCTGTTCGACACCCTTGCGGGCGTCACGGCGACCGTGGTGCTGGTGGACACGGTGCAGTTGTTCGGGATGGACGTCGAGCGGAAACGGGTGGAACTCTCCAACGGAGGATCGATCACCCTTTCTCCGGACCACGGGATCCTTACGTGGAACGAGCATGCTCTGGTCGGGGTGCATGGGCCGGAGGTCGGTATCCTCGTACCCCGCTTGGAAGCGATGTTCCCGTACGGTTCCAATGACGTGGTGGAGTACGCCACTGGCACGGCACAAA is a window encoding:
- a CDS encoding glucosaminidase domain-containing protein translates to MRIVNLLKTLLLGTLPVLPVVAQGQPPNRRLTAEEYIAQWQEVAVAKMKEHGIPASITLAQGLLESGNGNSELARDANNHFGIKCTPDWRGGKVYHDDDRKNDCFRKYRDAADSYEDHSKFLLRPRYADLFTLRPTDYKGWAHGLKKAGYATDPRYPQKLIDLIERYELNKLDSGQRPARPAKPRTAPTTQPTRPPRRGDSEEVTVTIGAARPVERYAGRIKMVTARKGDTFERLAGELGQIPGMMARWNDLPKDAGLAEGQVIFLQPKRNSVKAPATHTVKAGESLWSISQQHAIKLDKLAAYNGLSPDAPVKPGTRLTLRKPKR